In Janthinobacterium sp. 67, a genomic segment contains:
- a CDS encoding DMT family transporter → MNPLMWNPWLVLLLAGLFEIGWPLGLKLGAINVAMRYVGPAIAVACMAASGFFLWLSLKHIPMGTAYAVWTGIGSLGAFLVGVYVFGDTASLIRWAGIALVVSGIVCLKMG, encoded by the coding sequence ATGAACCCGCTGATGTGGAATCCATGGCTAGTGCTTCTGCTTGCTGGACTTTTCGAAATAGGTTGGCCACTCGGCCTCAAGCTGGGTGCAATCAATGTGGCGATGCGCTACGTGGGGCCGGCCATTGCGGTTGCCTGTATGGCAGCCAGTGGATTTTTCCTATGGCTATCACTCAAGCATATTCCCATGGGAACAGCCTATGCGGTCTGGACCGGCATCGGTTCACTAGGTGCATTTCTTGTGGGTGTGTATGTGTTCGGTGACACGGCTTCCTTGATACGTTGGGCCGGCATTGCGCTTGTTGTCTCCGGAATTGTCTGTTTGAAAATGGGATAA
- a CDS encoding relaxase/mobilization nuclease domain-containing protein — MTDRRDDDFRVRPSAPKNRGKGQGQSFVSKVLKQAGKASSGKSAVRRPGAAGTGQRPGSRLGRGHTAARFAGAKLTPMSRRVTIKTLLVNHQRASPQSLAKHLRYVERDGAGRDGEPGQAYGPQSDEADLDAFKERCADDRHHFRFIVSPEDGVELDDLRTYTRHLVNRMEADLGTRLDWVAVDHWNTDNPHTHLIVRGRDDTGKDLIIAGDYIAHGFRHRAAELATEWLGPRTELEIHQTLGREVEQERWTSLDRTLQREAGEDSRVRIERFNEPDLQRQRLLLIGRLQRLQRLGLADEVQPGTWAVHTDAEKTLRALGERGDIIRTMQRAMRGEPRELAVFEPGDDGRTILGRVAAKGLADELHDRGYLVIDGTDGKAHYVTLNARDELANYPTGAVVEVKGSADVRAADKNIAALASDGLYRADHHLAIEQGRAVPGRDPQEVVAAHVRRLEALRRAGVVERVAEGLWKVPDDMAERGRQYDAQRLGGVSVELKTHLPIERQVRVIGATWLDQQLIGGGRGLGELGFGGDAKQAMQQRANFLAEQGLAERRGQRVILARNLLGTLRSRELAQAAKDIAAETGLEHRSVTDGQRVAGIYRRSVMLSSGRYAMLDDGMGFSLVPWRPVIEPRLGQQLAAKVIGGSASWELGRKPGIGIT; from the coding sequence ATGACCGACCGCCGCGACGACGATTTCCGGGTGCGCCCCAGCGCCCCGAAGAACCGGGGCAAGGGCCAGGGGCAGAGCTTCGTTTCCAAGGTGCTCAAGCAGGCTGGCAAAGCCAGCAGCGGCAAGTCGGCGGTGCGCCGTCCTGGGGCCGCAGGCACCGGCCAGCGCCCCGGCTCTCGGCTCGGGCGCGGCCACACGGCAGCGCGCTTCGCCGGGGCGAAGCTAACGCCCATGTCGCGGCGCGTGACCATCAAGACCTTGCTGGTCAATCACCAGCGGGCCAGCCCGCAGTCGCTCGCCAAACACCTGCGGTACGTCGAGCGCGACGGCGCGGGCCGCGATGGCGAACCTGGCCAGGCCTACGGACCGCAGTCCGACGAAGCCGACCTGGACGCCTTCAAGGAACGCTGCGCCGATGACCGCCACCATTTCCGCTTCATCGTGTCCCCCGAAGACGGCGTGGAGCTGGACGACCTGCGCACCTACACCCGCCATCTGGTGAACCGCATGGAAGCCGACCTGGGCACACGGCTGGATTGGGTCGCGGTCGATCACTGGAACACCGACAACCCGCATACCCACTTGATCGTGCGCGGGCGCGACGACACCGGCAAAGACCTCATCATCGCGGGCGACTACATCGCACACGGCTTTCGCCATCGGGCCGCCGAACTGGCGACCGAATGGCTGGGGCCGCGCACCGAACTGGAGATCCACCAGACCTTGGGGCGCGAGGTCGAACAGGAGCGATGGACGAGCCTCGATCGCACGCTGCAACGCGAGGCCGGCGAGGATAGCAGGGTGCGAATCGAACGCTTCAATGAGCCGGACTTACAACGCCAGCGCCTGCTGCTGATCGGCCGGCTGCAACGCTTGCAGCGCCTGGGCCTGGCCGACGAGGTGCAGCCCGGCACCTGGGCCGTCCATACAGACGCGGAGAAGACGTTGCGTGCACTGGGCGAGCGCGGCGACATCATCCGCACCATGCAGCGCGCCATGCGCGGCGAGCCGCGCGAGCTGGCGGTGTTCGAGCCAGGCGACGACGGCCGAACCATCCTCGGCCGCGTGGCCGCCAAGGGCTTGGCCGACGAGCTGCACGACCGGGGCTATCTGGTCATCGACGGCACGGATGGCAAGGCCCACTACGTCACGCTGAACGCCCGCGACGAGCTGGCGAACTACCCCACGGGCGCGGTGGTGGAAGTGAAGGGTTCGGCCGACGTGCGCGCCGCCGACAAGAACATCGCCGCGCTGGCGAGCGATGGCCTGTACCGCGCCGATCATCACCTGGCGATCGAGCAAGGCCGGGCAGTACCCGGACGCGACCCGCAGGAAGTTGTCGCCGCCCACGTCCGGCGGCTGGAAGCCCTGCGCCGGGCCGGCGTCGTGGAGCGCGTGGCCGAAGGGCTATGGAAGGTGCCGGACGACATGGCCGAGCGTGGCCGTCAGTACGACGCGCAACGGCTGGGCGGTGTGTCCGTGGAGCTGAAAACGCATCTGCCCATCGAGCGGCAGGTGCGCGTGATCGGCGCGACTTGGCTCGACCAACAATTGATCGGCGGCGGTCGTGGGCTGGGCGAACTGGGCTTTGGCGGCGACGCCAAGCAGGCTATGCAGCAGCGCGCCAACTTCCTGGCCGAACAAGGGCTAGCCGAGCGGCGCGGGCAGCGCGTGATCCTTGCCCGGAATCTGCTGGGCACGCTGCGCAGTCGGGAACTGGCACAAGCCGCCAAGGACATTGCGGCGGAAACCGGCCTGGAACATCGCTCTGTCACAGACGGCCAGCGCGTCGCCGGCATTTACCGGCGCTCCGTCATGCTCTCCAGCGGGCGCTACGCGATGCTCGATGACGGCATGGGGTTCAGCCTAGTGCCGTGGCGGCCGGTGATTGAGCCGCGGCTGGGGCAACAGCTTGCCGCCAAGGTTATCGGCGGAAGTGCCTCTTGGGAACTCGGACGAAAGCCCGGTATCGGTATCACTTAA
- a CDS encoding DUF3313 family protein: MNTSISPARLLLVLSLAATLSGCASNGMTRSAFLGNYDALEKTKYENVLLFKAPGFEPRHYREIVVEGAQIVTGTGRIDGLDSEQVRELLDHVNSELRHLQTKSEAPSSSGRIRVRVAITTIETPNRAVNTLTTLLVGPVTTGGASLEFEAVDEQTGRRVAAASCFGHGNALADFKGSYTLLGHAKSAISTCLEQINSAWRSADS; encoded by the coding sequence ATGAATACCTCTATTTCACCGGCCCGGCTCCTTCTGGTGCTAAGCCTTGCTGCGACCTTGTCTGGCTGTGCATCAAACGGAATGACGAGATCTGCGTTTCTTGGTAATTACGATGCATTGGAAAAAACGAAGTACGAGAACGTTTTACTCTTTAAAGCGCCTGGCTTTGAGCCCCGTCATTACCGGGAAATAGTAGTCGAGGGTGCTCAGATAGTGACGGGAACTGGACGCATTGATGGTCTTGACTCGGAGCAAGTGCGTGAGCTTCTCGATCATGTCAACAGTGAACTGCGACACCTCCAAACCAAGTCCGAAGCTCCCTCCTCGTCAGGCCGCATACGTGTGCGTGTGGCAATTACGACCATTGAGACACCTAATCGAGCAGTCAATACCCTAACGACGTTGCTTGTTGGGCCAGTGACAACCGGCGGAGCCAGTTTGGAGTTCGAGGCAGTAGATGAACAAACAGGTCGTCGAGTTGCTGCTGCTAGCTGCTTCGGGCACGGCAACGCTCTCGCTGATTTCAAAGGGTCCTATACACTGCTCGGACATGCAAAGTCTGCAATCTCCACCTGCCTTGAACAGATCAATAGCGCTTGGAGAAGTGCTGACTCGTGA
- a CDS encoding patatin-like phospholipase family protein has translation MNSIYSIPARATSKVRETPLRGLVGCLSWIASIILNSLGSTAKLPWPFVLFYSRGCAMLFAGVKRLEACRSTRLGLACAMAMVVLTGCSTYRPWINPPLSEATLVASAEGDQRIRPPEVNQPVVVAVTLSGGGARAAAFGLGVLRELKATRFALEGQETTLLDQVSLVSGVSGGSILAAHFAAFGDATLTRFEPDFLLVPFEARLVREALWPARLYRLTSPWFGRSQILAQRLDELFEGRTFGDVRRRPGAPDLMITATDLTTGAPFDFTTEQFRLICSDLDATPLSFAVAASSAVPLLLSPVTVRNNANTCPPPLRSLPIRGQDFRSRILQSSIDSYRNAQDRPFIHLVDGGVSDNLGVRLMLDRLVASGSMSANFSDVKPGSLRRLVLVTVNSERGLSERVDSSDRVPSTTQVLESLIFGAGARETQVTLAMLNDDLQHWRSEIARTRGQADSPFAADAEIHVVSVSLNDVPDDKIRHSLLRVPTAFTIEAKDVLDLQTAGSEALRQSEEFLALIESLKRISTGKQTVPRTQLPLIFK, from the coding sequence GTGAATAGCATTTATTCCATACCTGCGCGCGCCACAAGCAAAGTGCGAGAAACCCCATTAAGAGGGTTGGTGGGGTGCCTTTCTTGGATCGCCAGCATCATTCTGAATTCGCTCGGTTCCACCGCAAAATTGCCGTGGCCTTTCGTTCTTTTCTATTCGAGAGGTTGCGCGATGCTATTTGCGGGGGTAAAGCGACTGGAGGCGTGTAGATCCACGCGGTTGGGTTTGGCCTGCGCGATGGCGATGGTAGTTCTGACAGGGTGCTCCACCTACCGTCCTTGGATCAACCCACCACTTTCCGAGGCCACCTTAGTGGCTTCCGCCGAGGGCGACCAACGCATCCGGCCGCCAGAGGTCAACCAACCGGTCGTTGTCGCGGTAACACTGTCAGGTGGAGGCGCGCGGGCGGCGGCCTTTGGCCTGGGCGTGCTGCGCGAACTCAAGGCCACACGCTTCGCTCTAGAGGGCCAGGAGACAACTCTGCTGGACCAGGTGTCTTTGGTCAGCGGCGTGTCGGGGGGCAGCATCCTTGCCGCGCATTTCGCGGCATTCGGCGATGCCACGCTGACTCGTTTCGAACCGGATTTTCTGCTTGTACCCTTTGAGGCGCGACTCGTACGTGAAGCTCTCTGGCCTGCGCGTCTCTATCGACTAACTTCACCTTGGTTTGGACGCAGCCAGATCTTGGCTCAACGCCTGGACGAACTTTTCGAAGGTCGCACCTTTGGTGACGTGCGTCGACGACCGGGCGCGCCCGATCTGATGATCACGGCAACCGACCTCACTACCGGTGCCCCTTTCGATTTCACTACCGAGCAGTTCCGGCTAATCTGTTCCGACCTCGATGCCACGCCGCTGTCTTTCGCGGTGGCGGCCTCGTCGGCAGTGCCGCTGCTGCTGTCGCCCGTAACGGTACGAAACAACGCGAATACTTGTCCGCCGCCTCTTCGATCTTTGCCTATCCGTGGGCAAGATTTCAGATCACGCATCCTGCAAAGCAGCATAGACAGCTACCGCAATGCGCAGGATCGGCCCTTTATCCACCTCGTAGACGGTGGTGTCTCCGACAACCTCGGCGTACGTCTGATGCTAGACCGGCTAGTAGCCTCGGGCTCAATGAGCGCCAACTTCTCGGACGTCAAGCCCGGAAGCCTGCGCCGACTCGTGTTGGTGACTGTGAACTCCGAACGCGGCCTGAGCGAGCGCGTGGACAGTAGCGACCGAGTCCCCAGTACGACGCAAGTACTTGAGTCGCTGATCTTCGGTGCAGGCGCTCGCGAGACCCAGGTGACGCTGGCCATGCTTAACGACGACCTGCAGCACTGGCGTTCCGAGATTGCTCGCACCCGTGGCCAAGCGGACAGCCCCTTTGCAGCTGACGCAGAAATCCATGTAGTAAGCGTAAGTCTGAACGACGTGCCGGACGACAAGATCCGGCACTCGCTGCTACGCGTGCCCACAGCCTTCACAATCGAGGCCAAGGATGTCTTGGACCTGCAAACTGCGGGAAGCGAAGCACTGAGGCAATCCGAGGAGTTTCTGGCGCTGATTGAATCTTTAAAAAGAATCTCGACGGGCAAGCAGACAGTGCCTAGGACTCAGCTCCCCTTGATATTTAAGTGA